From the genome of Drosophila melanogaster chromosome 2L, one region includes:
- the Acox3 gene encoding Acyl-CoA oxidase 3, isoform B: protein MASGVGDGDGGDQNGLNSLLTALGDYYSGRREEKAAANIYDDKRIFPDFRSGPLEEYRERASFCYKRMNVVLEGEDHIRLKHKVWQWMEQHPDYQREPGSDLERTREMANKRQHLLWEQQFYGVNEYLGTPHLLLAFGQAIFSYDFSTSVKFGLSTGMFPSTLVSNGSGRLGKYVAKIADNRILGAYALTEISHGTNALGMRTRATYDVKRQEFIIHTPDFEAAKCWVGNLGKTCTHAIVYAQLYVPDDKHQGLQAFLVPIRDERTLLPFPGVTVGDMGEKIGLNGIDNGFVMFNQYRIPKANLLSKTGDIDAQGNYTSKIKDERKRLGASLGALSVGRVNITAITYVALSKAVTIATRYAASRRQFGPTNSPAEWPVIEYQSQQYRLIPHLATTIALRVATLWIGKENVDLTMKGFTGEDTSQAGMEIHAISSALKPVATWAARDGIQECREACGGHGYLKSSGLGELRNDNDANCTYEGENNTLIQQASNWLISLQRNNADFVAVSPLETVSFLKDMDTILQSKGQERTPAEVLDPLNLLNALNWLTVWQLDTTVKRVEEQQREGKDAFETRNNIQVFAAQKLSIIYGERTIYYVFYKFVIGLPDSAEKKVLQQVLSFYGAHLVTKYSAAFYRGGYFRENSNQLELYEQGILALLPLLKNEAIALVDAIAPTDFILNSPLGMSDGNVYQHLQRTLVSTPGVYERPHWWRDVTYKDYLKRAKL, encoded by the exons ATGGCGAGCGGAGTaggcgatggcgatggtggTGACCAAAACGGTCTGAACTCATTACTAACCGCACTGGGCGACTATTACAGCGGCCGCCGGGAGGAGAAGGCTGCAGCCAACATCTACGATGACAAACGGATCTTTCCCGACTTCCGTAGCGGACCTTTGGAAGAGTACCGTGAGCGGGCTAGCTTCTGCTACAAGCGCATGAACGTGGTGCTCGAGGGCGAGGATCACATACGGCTGAAG CACAAGGTGTGGCAATGGATGGAACAGCACCCCGACTACCAGCGGGAGCCAGGATCCGATTTGGAACGCACCCGCGAAATGGCCAACAAGCGGCAGCATCTTCTGTGGGAGCAACAGTTCTACGGCGTCAACGAG TATCTTGGAACCCCACATCTTCTGCTTGCTTTCGGACAGGCCATCTTTAGCTACGATTTCAGCACTTCGGTCAAGTTCGGCCTTTCAACTGGCATGTTCCCCAGCACGCTGGTCTCCAACGGATCTGGCCGCCTGGGCAAGTACGTGGCCAAGATCGCGGACAACCGCATTTTGGGCGCCTACGCTCTCACTGAGATTTCTCACGGCACCAACGCGCTCGGCATGCGCACCCGTGCCACCTACGATGTGAAAAGGCAGGAGTTTATCATCCACACGCCAGACTTCGAGGCGGCCAAGTGTTGGGTCGGTAATCTAGGCAAGACTTGCACGCACGCAATCGTCTACGCCCAGCTGTACGTGCCGGATGACAAGCACCAGGGCCTGCAGGCCTTCCTTGTTCCCATTCGGGACGAGCGTACATTGCTTCCATTCCCCGGCGTAACCGTCGGCGATATGGGCGAAAAGATCGGTCTCAATGGCATTGATAACGG ATTTGTGATGTTCAACCAGTATCGTATCCCTAAGGCAAATCTGCTGTCCAAGACCGGTGACATCGATGCGCAGGGAAACTACACCAGTAAAATTAAGGACGAGCGTAAGCGCCTTGGCGCCTCCTTGGGTGCCCTCTCCGTGGGTCGCGTCAATATCACTGCTATCACGTATGTGGCCTTGAGCAAGGCTGTGACAATTGCCACTCGCTATGCGGCCAGCAGACGCCAGTTTGGCCCTACCAACAGCCCGGCGGAGTGGCCCGTGATCGAGTATCAGTCACAGCAATACCGACTAATTCCCCACTTGGCCACCACAATCGCCTTGCGGGTGGCCACACTCTGGATAGGCAAAGAGAACGTGGATTTGACCATGAAGGGCTTCACTGGCGAGGACACGTCGCAAGCGGGCATGGAGATCCATGCGATCTCATCGGCACTCAAACCAGTTGCCACTTGGGCTGCCAGGGATGGCATCCAG GAATGCCGCGAGGCCTGTGGCGGTCATGGCTATCTTAAATCTTCTGGCTTGGGCGAACTTCGCAACGACAACGATGCCAACTGCACCTATGAGGGCGAGAACAACACGCTCATCCAGCAAGCGTCCAATTGGTTGATCAGTCTGCAACGCAACAATGCCGACTTCGTGGCAGTTTCCCCATTGGAGACAGTCTCCTTCCTGAAGGATATGGACACAATTCTGCAAAGCAAGGGTCAGGAGCGAACTCCTGCCGAAGTTTTGGATCCGCTCA ATCTACTTAATGCCCTCAACTGGCTTACCGTCTGGCAACTGGATACGACGGTGAAACGAGTTGAGGAACAGCAGCGCGAAGGAAAGGATGCCTTTGAGACGAGGAACAACATCCAGGTCTTTGCCGCCCAGAAGCTCTCCATTATCTACGGCGAG cGCACCATCTACTACGTGTTTTATAAGTTTGTAATTGGTCTGCCCGACTCTGCTGAGAAGAAGGTACTGCAGCAGGTGCTCTCCTTCTATGGCGCCCACTTGGTCACAAAGTACTCCGCTGCTTTCTACCGCGGTGGTTACTTCCGCGAAAACTCTAACCAACTGGAGCTGTACGAACAGGGCATTCTGGCTCTGCTTCCCCTGCTGAAGAACGAAGCCATTGCTCTGGTGGATGCCATTGCTCCCACAGACTTTATTCTAAACTCTCCTCTGGGCATGAGCGATGGAAAC GTCTACCAGCATCTGCAGCGCACGCTTGTCTCCACTCCAGGTGTCTACGAGCGTCCTCATTGGTGGCGTGATGTTACCTACAAGGATTACCTTAAGCGCGCCAAATTGTAG
- the Fic gene encoding Fic domain-containing protein, which produces MGTEAEQPSPPAQQQDQENPPLCKAQNPKPARLYRFVLIFVAGSLAAWTFHALSSTNLVWKLRQLHHLPTAHYLQTRDEFALYSVEELNAFKEFYDKSVSDSVGASYTEAEQTNIKEALGALRMAQDLYLAGKDDKAARLFEHALALAPRHPEVLLRYGEFLEHNQRNIVLADQYYFQALTISPSNSEALANRQRTADVVQSLDERRLESLDSKRDALSAIHESNGALRRAKKEAYFQHIYHSVGIEGNTMTLAQTRSILETRMAVDGKSIDEHNEILGMDLAMKYINASLVQKIDITIKDILELHRRVLGHVDPIEGGEFRRNQVYVGGHIPPGPGDLALLMQRFERWLNSEHSSTLHPVNYAALAHYKLVHIHPFVDGNGRTSRLLMNTLLMRAGYPPVIIPKQQRSKYYHFLKLANEGDIRPFVRFIADCTEKTLDLYLWATSDLPQQIPMLIQTESEAGERLAQMQSPNVAQRSSILEFYESGSGDLP; this is translated from the exons ATGGGCACGGAAGCAGAACAACCGAGTCCACCTGCTCAGCAGCAAGATCAAGAGAATCCGCCTCTCTGTAAGGCACAAAATCCGAAGCCTGCCCGCCTCTATCGCTTTGTACTGATCTTCGTCGCTGGCAGCCTGGCGGCCTGGACGTTTCATGCCCTAAGCTCAACGAATCTGGTCTGGAAACTGCGGCAGCTCCATCATCTGCCGACCGCCCACTACTTGCAGACGCGTGACGAGTTCGCACTGTACTCCGTGGAGGAGCTAAATGCCTTCAAAGAATTCTACGACAAGAGCGTCAGCGACAGTGTCGGCGCCAGCTACACGGAGGCGGAGCAGACGAACATCAAGGAGGCGCTGGGGGCACTGCGAATGGCCCAGGACTTGTACCTGGCGGGGAAGGATGACAAGGCGGCGCGTCTATTCGAACATGCTCTCGCTCTAGCGCCCCGACACCCGGAAGTCCTACTGCGCTACGGCGAGTTCCTTGAGCACAACCAGCGCAACATTGTGCTGGCGGATCAGTACTACTTTCAGGCTCTGACCATCAGCCCGAGCAACTCCGAGGCACTAGCCAACCGTCAGCGCACGGCAGACGTGGTGCAGAGTCTGGACGAACGCCGCCTGGAATCGCTGGACTCCAAACGAGACGCCCTCTCCGCCATTCACGAGTCCAACGGAGCCCTGCGACGGGCAAAGAAAGAAGCCTACTTCCAGCACATTTACCACTCAGTAGGCATTGAGGGCAACACCATGACGCTGGCACAGACGAGGTCTATCCTAGAGACCCGCATGGCCGTAGACGGCAAATCCATTGACGAGCACAACGAGATCTTGGGCATGGATCTGGCTATGAAGTACATAAACGCTAGTCTGGTGCAAAA AATCGATATCACTATTAAGGACATCCTCGAGCTGCATCGCAGAGTTCTGGGGCATGTGGACCCAATTGAAGGGGGCGAGTTCCGACGTAACCAGGTGTATGTTGGAGGTCACATACCGCCAGGTCCCGGCGATCTCGCGCTGCTAATGCAGCGTTTCGAACGGTGGCTAAACTCGGAGCACAGTAGCACACTGCATCCTGTCAA CTATGCAGCCCTTGCACACTACAAGTTGGTCCATATTCACCCATTCGTCGATGGAAATGGACGCACCTCACGTCTGCTGATGAACACGCTGTTGATGCGAGCAGGCTACCCACCAGTGATAATTCCAAAGCAACAGCGTAGCAAGTACTATCATTTCCTCAAGTTAGCCAACGAGGGCGATATTCGCCCCTTTGTGCGGTTCATCGCTGACTGCACGGAGAAGACGCTAGACCTTTATCTGTGGGCCACAAGCGATCTGCCGCAACAGATCCCTATGCTCATCCAGACGGAAAGCGAGGCCGGTGAGCGTCTGGCGCAAATGCAGTCTCCCAACGTGGCACAAAGGTCATCAATATTAGAATTCTACGAATCCGGATCTGGAGATCTACCGTGA
- the Acox3 gene encoding Acyl-CoA oxidase 3, isoform A, which yields MVALSTNGRREEKAAANIYDDKRIFPDFRSGPLEEYRERASFCYKRMNVVLEGEDHIRLKHKVWQWMEQHPDYQREPGSDLERTREMANKRQHLLWEQQFYGVNEYLGTPHLLLAFGQAIFSYDFSTSVKFGLSTGMFPSTLVSNGSGRLGKYVAKIADNRILGAYALTEISHGTNALGMRTRATYDVKRQEFIIHTPDFEAAKCWVGNLGKTCTHAIVYAQLYVPDDKHQGLQAFLVPIRDERTLLPFPGVTVGDMGEKIGLNGIDNGFVMFNQYRIPKANLLSKTGDIDAQGNYTSKIKDERKRLGASLGALSVGRVNITAITYVALSKAVTIATRYAASRRQFGPTNSPAEWPVIEYQSQQYRLIPHLATTIALRVATLWIGKENVDLTMKGFTGEDTSQAGMEIHAISSALKPVATWAARDGIQECREACGGHGYLKSSGLGELRNDNDANCTYEGENNTLIQQASNWLISLQRNNADFVAVSPLETVSFLKDMDTILQSKGQERTPAEVLDPLNLLNALNWLTVWQLDTTVKRVEEQQREGKDAFETRNNIQVFAAQKLSIIYGERTIYYVFYKFVIGLPDSAEKKVLQQVLSFYGAHLVTKYSAAFYRGGYFRENSNQLELYEQGILALLPLLKNEAIALVDAIAPTDFILNSPLGMSDGNVYQHLQRTLVSTPGVYERPHWWRDVTYKDYLKRAKL from the exons ATGGTTGCATTGAGCACAAA CGGCCGCCGGGAGGAGAAGGCTGCAGCCAACATCTACGATGACAAACGGATCTTTCCCGACTTCCGTAGCGGACCTTTGGAAGAGTACCGTGAGCGGGCTAGCTTCTGCTACAAGCGCATGAACGTGGTGCTCGAGGGCGAGGATCACATACGGCTGAAG CACAAGGTGTGGCAATGGATGGAACAGCACCCCGACTACCAGCGGGAGCCAGGATCCGATTTGGAACGCACCCGCGAAATGGCCAACAAGCGGCAGCATCTTCTGTGGGAGCAACAGTTCTACGGCGTCAACGAG TATCTTGGAACCCCACATCTTCTGCTTGCTTTCGGACAGGCCATCTTTAGCTACGATTTCAGCACTTCGGTCAAGTTCGGCCTTTCAACTGGCATGTTCCCCAGCACGCTGGTCTCCAACGGATCTGGCCGCCTGGGCAAGTACGTGGCCAAGATCGCGGACAACCGCATTTTGGGCGCCTACGCTCTCACTGAGATTTCTCACGGCACCAACGCGCTCGGCATGCGCACCCGTGCCACCTACGATGTGAAAAGGCAGGAGTTTATCATCCACACGCCAGACTTCGAGGCGGCCAAGTGTTGGGTCGGTAATCTAGGCAAGACTTGCACGCACGCAATCGTCTACGCCCAGCTGTACGTGCCGGATGACAAGCACCAGGGCCTGCAGGCCTTCCTTGTTCCCATTCGGGACGAGCGTACATTGCTTCCATTCCCCGGCGTAACCGTCGGCGATATGGGCGAAAAGATCGGTCTCAATGGCATTGATAACGG ATTTGTGATGTTCAACCAGTATCGTATCCCTAAGGCAAATCTGCTGTCCAAGACCGGTGACATCGATGCGCAGGGAAACTACACCAGTAAAATTAAGGACGAGCGTAAGCGCCTTGGCGCCTCCTTGGGTGCCCTCTCCGTGGGTCGCGTCAATATCACTGCTATCACGTATGTGGCCTTGAGCAAGGCTGTGACAATTGCCACTCGCTATGCGGCCAGCAGACGCCAGTTTGGCCCTACCAACAGCCCGGCGGAGTGGCCCGTGATCGAGTATCAGTCACAGCAATACCGACTAATTCCCCACTTGGCCACCACAATCGCCTTGCGGGTGGCCACACTCTGGATAGGCAAAGAGAACGTGGATTTGACCATGAAGGGCTTCACTGGCGAGGACACGTCGCAAGCGGGCATGGAGATCCATGCGATCTCATCGGCACTCAAACCAGTTGCCACTTGGGCTGCCAGGGATGGCATCCAG GAATGCCGCGAGGCCTGTGGCGGTCATGGCTATCTTAAATCTTCTGGCTTGGGCGAACTTCGCAACGACAACGATGCCAACTGCACCTATGAGGGCGAGAACAACACGCTCATCCAGCAAGCGTCCAATTGGTTGATCAGTCTGCAACGCAACAATGCCGACTTCGTGGCAGTTTCCCCATTGGAGACAGTCTCCTTCCTGAAGGATATGGACACAATTCTGCAAAGCAAGGGTCAGGAGCGAACTCCTGCCGAAGTTTTGGATCCGCTCA ATCTACTTAATGCCCTCAACTGGCTTACCGTCTGGCAACTGGATACGACGGTGAAACGAGTTGAGGAACAGCAGCGCGAAGGAAAGGATGCCTTTGAGACGAGGAACAACATCCAGGTCTTTGCCGCCCAGAAGCTCTCCATTATCTACGGCGAG cGCACCATCTACTACGTGTTTTATAAGTTTGTAATTGGTCTGCCCGACTCTGCTGAGAAGAAGGTACTGCAGCAGGTGCTCTCCTTCTATGGCGCCCACTTGGTCACAAAGTACTCCGCTGCTTTCTACCGCGGTGGTTACTTCCGCGAAAACTCTAACCAACTGGAGCTGTACGAACAGGGCATTCTGGCTCTGCTTCCCCTGCTGAAGAACGAAGCCATTGCTCTGGTGGATGCCATTGCTCCCACAGACTTTATTCTAAACTCTCCTCTGGGCATGAGCGATGGAAAC GTCTACCAGCATCTGCAGCGCACGCTTGTCTCCACTCCAGGTGTCTACGAGCGTCCTCATTGGTGGCGTGATGTTACCTACAAGGATTACCTTAAGCGCGCCAAATTGTAG